One stretch of Pseudomonas sp. NC02 DNA includes these proteins:
- a CDS encoding MlaD family protein, with protein METRAHHVMIGLFSVIVVVGAMLFGLWLAKSSVDSAFQDYEVVFNEAVSGLSQGSAVQYSGIKVGDVTSLRLDPKDPRRVLARIRLAGQTPIKEDTQAKLALTGITGTSIIQLSGGTPQSPELKGKDGNLPEIIASPSPIARLLNNSNDLMTSINLLLHNANHMFSRENVDRLSNTLDNLQQTTGAIADQRGDIKVVMQQLMQVSKQASATLEQTTALMRNANGLLNDQGKQVFGSAEKAMQSLQQSTATIDTLLTNNKDSLNSGMQGLNELAPAVRELRETLGSLRAISRRLEANPSGYLLGSDKNKEFTP; from the coding sequence ATGGAAACCCGAGCCCATCATGTGATGATCGGTCTGTTCAGCGTGATCGTCGTGGTCGGCGCCATGCTGTTTGGCCTGTGGCTGGCCAAGTCCAGCGTCGACAGCGCATTCCAGGATTACGAAGTGGTGTTCAACGAGGCGGTCAGTGGGCTGTCCCAAGGCAGTGCCGTGCAGTACAGCGGGATCAAGGTGGGCGACGTCACCAGCCTGCGCCTCGACCCGAAAGACCCGCGCCGGGTGCTGGCGCGCATCCGCCTGGCCGGGCAGACGCCGATCAAGGAAGACACCCAGGCCAAGCTGGCCCTGACCGGCATCACCGGCACCTCGATCATCCAGCTCAGCGGCGGTACGCCCCAAAGCCCTGAGCTCAAGGGCAAGGACGGCAACCTGCCGGAAATCATCGCATCGCCATCGCCGATCGCGCGACTGCTGAACAACAGCAACGACCTGATGACCAGCATCAACTTGCTGCTGCACAACGCCAATCACATGTTCTCCCGGGAGAACGTCGACCGCCTCAGCAATACCCTGGACAACCTGCAACAGACCACCGGCGCGATTGCCGATCAGCGCGGCGACATCAAGGTGGTGATGCAGCAATTGATGCAGGTGAGCAAACAGGCCAGCGCCACCCTGGAGCAAACCACCGCGTTGATGCGCAACGCCAACGGTTTGCTCAACGACCAGGGCAAGCAGGTTTTCGGCAGTGCTGAAAAGGCCATGCAGTCCCTTCAACAGAGCACGGCCACGATCGACACCTTGCTGACCAACAACAAGGATTCCCTGAACAGCGGCATGCAGGGTCTCAACGAACTGGCGCCAGCAGTGCGCGAGCTGCGGGAAACCCTGGGTTCGTTGCGCGCCATTTCCCGCCGCCTGGAAGCCAACCCCAGCGGTTACCTGCTGGGCAGCGACAAGAACAAGGAGTTCACGCCATGA
- a CDS encoding ABC transporter ATP-binding protein gives MSRLRRAPTEAVIEVRGLCNRFGSQSVHENLDLDLYKGEILAVVGGSGSGKSVLLRSIIGLRQPSEGQVRVFGQNLPSLSEHERSLVERRFGVLFQKGALFSSLTVTENVALPLIEHAGLSRPDAEHLAAVKLALAGLPLSAADKYPSSLSGGMIKRAALARALALDPDILFLDEPTAGLDPIGAAAFDQLILTLRDALGLSVFLVTHDLDTLYTITDRVAVLAQKKVLVADAIDVVSETDDAWIHEYFHGPRGRAALDAAQLLNEV, from the coding sequence GTGAGTCGTTTACGCCGTGCGCCCACTGAGGCGGTGATCGAAGTCCGCGGGCTGTGCAACCGCTTTGGTTCGCAAAGCGTGCACGAGAACCTCGACCTGGACTTGTACAAGGGTGAAATCCTCGCCGTCGTCGGTGGCTCCGGCAGCGGCAAGTCGGTGCTGCTGCGCAGCATCATCGGTTTGCGCCAGCCCAGCGAAGGCCAGGTGCGGGTGTTCGGGCAGAACTTGCCGAGCCTGTCGGAACACGAGCGGTCACTGGTGGAGCGGCGCTTCGGCGTGCTGTTCCAGAAGGGCGCGCTGTTTTCCTCGCTGACGGTCACCGAGAACGTTGCGTTGCCACTGATAGAGCATGCCGGCCTCAGCCGTCCCGATGCCGAACACCTGGCGGCAGTAAAGCTGGCGTTGGCCGGGCTGCCGCTGTCGGCCGCCGACAAATACCCCTCGTCACTCTCCGGCGGCATGATCAAGCGCGCGGCCCTGGCCCGTGCCCTGGCGCTGGACCCGGACATCCTGTTTCTCGACGAACCCACCGCCGGCCTCGACCCGATCGGCGCCGCCGCCTTCGATCAACTGATCCTGACCCTGCGCGATGCGCTGGGCCTGAGCGTGTTCCTGGTCACCCACGACCTCGACACGCTGTACACCATCACCGACCGCGTAGCGGTGCTGGCGCAGAAAAAGGTACTGGTGGCGGATGCCATCGATGTCGTCTCGGAAACCGATGACGCCTGGATTCACGAATACTTCCATGGCCCACGGGGCCGCGCGGCATTGGATGCCGCTCAACTGCTCAACGAGGTATGA
- a CDS encoding ABC transporter permease has product MTSSTTAGAAHLDTSTQPPLLRITGDWTLAHYANLKKLSEKLDGQYDAGARIDLNGLGALDTAGASLLVELLGPERIEQSAEQTDCSLSTADRALLKTVYRSLNDFCVPVKEPEEAAGIMLLARIGGAVYTVWQDGMKLLGFIGLILETFARGVFRPKRWRVTPMVAHIEQTGLDAAPIVALLTFLVGAVVAFLGATVLASFGASIFTVDLVAFSFLREFGVLLTAILMAGRTASAFTAQIGSMKANEEIDAIRTLGLDPMELLVLPRVLALLVALPMLTFLAMLSGIIGGGVVCAVALDISPAMFLSLLQSDIGVQHFLVGMVKAPIFAFLIAAIGCLEGFKVSGSAESVGAHTTSSVVQSIFVVIVLDAVAALFFMEMGW; this is encoded by the coding sequence ATGACCAGTAGCACAACGGCCGGTGCAGCCCATCTGGACACGTCCACCCAGCCTCCATTGCTGAGGATTACAGGGGATTGGACGCTTGCCCACTATGCCAACCTGAAGAAGCTGTCGGAAAAGCTCGACGGCCAGTACGACGCTGGCGCACGTATCGACCTTAACGGCCTCGGCGCCCTGGACACGGCCGGCGCCTCGCTGCTGGTGGAATTGCTCGGCCCCGAGCGCATCGAACAGTCCGCCGAACAGACCGACTGCAGCCTCTCGACCGCCGACCGCGCGTTACTGAAAACCGTCTACCGCTCTCTGAACGACTTCTGTGTGCCGGTCAAGGAACCCGAAGAAGCCGCCGGCATCATGTTGCTGGCACGCATCGGCGGCGCGGTCTACACCGTCTGGCAAGACGGCATGAAACTCCTGGGCTTCATCGGCCTGATCCTCGAGACCTTCGCCCGTGGCGTTTTCCGGCCCAAGCGCTGGCGCGTGACGCCCATGGTTGCGCATATCGAACAAACCGGCCTCGATGCGGCCCCCATCGTGGCCTTGCTGACCTTCCTGGTGGGCGCAGTGGTGGCGTTTCTCGGTGCCACGGTGCTGGCCAGTTTTGGCGCGAGCATCTTCACCGTGGACCTGGTGGCGTTCTCCTTCCTGCGGGAGTTCGGCGTGTTGCTCACCGCGATCCTGATGGCGGGCCGCACCGCCAGTGCCTTCACCGCACAGATCGGCTCGATGAAGGCCAACGAAGAGATCGATGCGATCCGCACCCTGGGCCTCGACCCGATGGAGTTGCTGGTGCTGCCCCGCGTACTGGCATTGCTGGTGGCGCTGCCGATGCTGACGTTCCTGGCAATGCTCTCGGGCATTATCGGCGGCGGTGTGGTGTGTGCCGTGGCCCTGGATATTTCGCCGGCAATGTTCCTGTCGCTGCTGCAATCGGACATTGGCGTGCAGCACTTCCTCGTCGGCATGGTCAAGGCACCGATCTTCGCGTTCCTGATCGCGGCCATCGGCTGCCTCGAAGGTTTCAAGGTCAGCGGCAGCGCCGAGTCCGTCGGCGCCCACACCACCTCCAGTGTGGTGCAATCGATTTTCGTGGTGATCGTGCTGGATGCGGTCGCCGCACTGTTCTTCATGGAGATGGGCTGGTGA
- a CDS encoding DUF5924 family protein: protein MPILTHTIQRILELMKRYPGVIALGGFISGVGSFILVDRQQGMASWIAIIMLVSWLWLMLENSLTQLFSKVFKREIPEPLLRYATQMIHQESLFFVLPFFFVTTTWNSGQSIFTGLLGAAALVSITDPLYYKWLAPKRSLFLALHTLTLFAALLTALPIILHLTTAESYKLALGVAMALSIPSLAVSLPLRSIKGWAMLLGVTAAIGCAGWFLRTWVPPATLWMTEVAISTQLQDRTPGDDLKEVSAAQLRSSGLYAYTAINAPRGLDERIYHVWKFNGKEVDRIALDIHGGRKEGYRAWTHKQNFPPDSVGRWQVRVLTEDGQVIGVLRFKVTDPGQGATTPDAPK, encoded by the coding sequence ATGCCTATCCTGACCCACACCATCCAGCGCATCCTCGAGCTGATGAAGCGCTACCCAGGGGTGATTGCACTCGGCGGTTTCATCTCGGGTGTGGGCAGCTTCATCCTGGTGGATCGCCAGCAAGGCATGGCCAGCTGGATCGCGATCATCATGCTGGTGAGCTGGTTATGGCTGATGCTCGAAAACAGCCTCACCCAGCTGTTCAGCAAAGTCTTCAAACGGGAAATCCCCGAACCGCTGCTACGCTACGCCACCCAGATGATCCATCAGGAAAGCCTGTTTTTTGTGCTGCCGTTCTTTTTTGTCACCACCACCTGGAACAGCGGCCAGTCGATCTTTACCGGCCTGCTGGGCGCGGCGGCGTTGGTCTCCATCACCGACCCGCTGTACTACAAGTGGCTGGCGCCCAAGCGCTCGCTGTTTCTCGCACTGCACACCCTGACCCTGTTTGCGGCCCTGCTGACCGCGCTGCCGATCATCCTGCACCTGACCACCGCCGAGAGTTACAAACTGGCCCTCGGCGTGGCGATGGCGCTCTCTATCCCGAGCCTGGCCGTGAGCCTGCCGCTGCGTAGCATCAAGGGCTGGGCGATGCTGTTGGGGGTTACCGCAGCGATTGGTTGCGCCGGCTGGTTCCTGCGCACTTGGGTGCCGCCCGCTACGCTGTGGATGACCGAAGTGGCCATCAGCACCCAATTGCAGGACCGCACGCCCGGCGATGACCTGAAAGAAGTCAGCGCCGCCCAACTGCGCAGCAGCGGGCTGTATGCCTACACCGCGATCAACGCGCCGCGCGGCCTGGATGAGCGGATCTACCATGTGTGGAAATTCAACGGCAAGGAAGTCGACCGCATCGCCCTGGACATCCATGGTGGGCGCAAGGAAGGCTATCGGGCCTGGACCCACAAGCAGAACTTCCCCCCCGACTCGGTAGGACGCTGGCAGGTACGGGTGCTGACCGAAGATGGCCAAGTGATCGGCGTGTTGCGCTTCAAGGTGACTGACCCCGGTCAGGGCGCTACAACGCCAGACGCGCCAAAGTAG
- a CDS encoding pitrilysin family protein: MRRLLFACLLMGSAHTFAFDRLQVEGYTLPNGLQLLLKPGTERGHVAIRLVVGVGLDDFSCEDKELPHLLEHLLFSGIDGGGEGELEERMQALGGDWNAYTSNADTTFVIEAPAQNQRKVLDLLLAIITRTQLTDANINAAKQVVEREDGGHYSHLQRLLDRQDLGHKASSQLAVELGLKCAERAEVEHLTHDQLEKLRKAWYAPNNMTLIIVGDLDKLLPAYLERTYGALDPVDPSEHRPLPEIQHAAAVRRDLIHGWVGDNAKLHWLFPEPVLDDQYDETFDLLKDYLDWALYRQLRLQHGLSYGPWSEREVLGGVGFMSLNADLERDNLPEAEHVLETLRAQLLKDGLNPATFARLQQAAIARQAWAVQGNSALADYYWSASGDYAKGHFSDPAKRIKAVSLEQANQAMRELFKQNGYWRIEKPLFSYDSLNWIAAGALGLIAIVLLGVWRYRKGIA, translated from the coding sequence ATGCGTCGCCTGCTATTCGCCTGCCTGCTCATGGGTTCGGCACACACCTTTGCCTTTGACCGCCTGCAAGTCGAGGGCTACACCCTGCCCAACGGCCTGCAATTGCTGCTCAAGCCGGGCACCGAACGCGGCCACGTGGCAATTCGCCTGGTGGTGGGTGTGGGCCTGGATGACTTCAGTTGTGAAGACAAGGAACTGCCGCACCTGCTGGAGCATTTGCTGTTCAGCGGGATCGACGGTGGCGGCGAAGGTGAGCTGGAAGAACGCATGCAAGCCCTCGGCGGCGACTGGAACGCCTACACCAGCAATGCCGACACCACTTTCGTCATCGAGGCTCCGGCGCAGAACCAGCGCAAGGTGCTCGACCTGCTGCTGGCCATCATCACCCGCACCCAACTGACCGACGCCAACATCAATGCCGCCAAACAGGTGGTGGAGCGCGAAGACGGCGGCCATTACTCACACCTGCAACGGCTGCTGGACCGCCAGGACCTTGGCCACAAGGCCAGCAGTCAGCTTGCCGTCGAACTGGGGCTCAAATGCGCCGAGCGGGCCGAAGTCGAGCACCTGACCCACGACCAGTTGGAAAAGCTGCGCAAGGCCTGGTACGCCCCCAACAACATGACCCTGATCATCGTCGGCGACCTCGACAAGCTGCTGCCGGCCTATCTCGAACGCACTTACGGCGCACTGGATCCGGTTGACCCCAGCGAACATCGCCCGTTGCCGGAGATTCAACACGCCGCCGCCGTCCGCCGCGACCTGATCCACGGCTGGGTCGGTGACAACGCCAAGCTGCACTGGTTATTCCCCGAGCCGGTGCTGGACGACCAGTACGATGAAACCTTCGACCTGCTCAAGGACTACCTGGATTGGGCGCTGTATCGTCAATTGCGCTTGCAGCACGGCTTGTCCTATGGCCCATGGAGCGAGCGCGAAGTGCTGGGCGGCGTCGGCTTCATGAGCCTCAACGCCGACCTTGAACGCGACAACCTGCCCGAAGCCGAGCACGTGCTGGAAACCCTCAGGGCCCAACTGCTCAAGGACGGCCTCAACCCGGCCACCTTCGCCCGCCTGCAACAAGCCGCCATTGCCCGCCAGGCGTGGGCCGTTCAAGGCAACAGCGCGTTGGCCGACTATTACTGGAGTGCCTCGGGCGACTACGCCAAAGGGCATTTCAGCGACCCGGCCAAGCGCATCAAGGCCGTCAGCCTGGAGCAAGCCAACCAGGCCATGCGCGAGTTGTTCAAGCAGAACGGCTACTGGCGCATCGAGAAACCGTTGTTCAGCTACGATAGCCTCAACTGGATCGCCGCAGGCGCACTGGGGCTGATTGCGATTGTGTTACTAGGCGTGTGGCGTTATCGCAAAGGGATTGCGTAA
- a CDS encoding Na/Pi cotransporter family protein, protein MLTLLNLLSAVTLLIWGTHIVRTGILRVYGSNLRQVIGQNMSKRWLAFIAGILVTAMVQSSNATAMLVTSFVGQGLMGLMPALATMLGADVGTALMARVLTFDLSWLSPLLIFLGVIFFLSRKQTRAGQMGRVGIGLGLIILALQLIVEAAGPITHAQGVKVLFASLTGDILLDALVGALFAMISYSSLAAVLLTATLAGAGVIGLHVAIGLVIGANIGSGVLAFLSTSMQNAAGRQVALGSLLYKLIGLLLIIPVLDPLVGWMDNLDYSAQGMVITFHLLYNVIRCLILLPTIGPMSRLCAWLLPEREEVNGLAKPRHLDLAALATPSLALANAARETLRLGDLIDNMLTSMLEVLRGKQTAITQEMRSLSDDVEALYSAIKLYLAQMPREDLSEQDSRRWAEIIELSINLKLAGDLIERMLRKVQQQKTSQRRSFSEVGLEELAGLQTQLIANLRLGLSVFLSGDPESARQLLREKRRFRAQERRLAHAHVSRLQRKIVQSLETSSLHLELIADMKRLNSLFCSSAYVVLETTDTGALSADDIADITHSP, encoded by the coding sequence ATGCTGACCCTGCTCAATCTGCTTTCCGCGGTAACCCTGCTGATCTGGGGCACGCACATCGTCCGTACCGGCATCCTGCGGGTCTACGGCTCCAACTTGCGCCAGGTCATCGGGCAGAACATGTCCAAGCGCTGGCTGGCGTTTATCGCCGGCATCCTGGTGACGGCCATGGTGCAAAGCAGCAACGCCACGGCGATGCTGGTGACTTCGTTTGTCGGCCAGGGCCTGATGGGCCTGATGCCCGCCCTGGCGACCATGCTCGGTGCCGATGTCGGTACCGCGCTGATGGCCCGGGTGCTGACCTTTGACCTGTCGTGGCTGTCGCCGCTGTTGATTTTCCTCGGGGTGATTTTCTTCCTGTCGCGCAAACAGACACGCGCCGGGCAGATGGGCCGTGTCGGGATCGGCCTCGGGCTGATCATCCTTGCGCTGCAACTGATCGTCGAAGCCGCGGGCCCGATCACCCACGCGCAGGGCGTCAAGGTCCTGTTCGCCTCGCTGACCGGCGACATCTTGCTCGATGCCCTGGTCGGCGCACTGTTCGCGATGATTTCCTACTCCAGCCTGGCCGCCGTCCTGCTGACCGCGACCCTCGCCGGTGCCGGCGTGATCGGCCTGCACGTGGCCATCGGCCTGGTGATCGGCGCCAACATCGGCAGCGGCGTGCTGGCCTTCCTCAGCACCAGCATGCAGAACGCCGCCGGGCGCCAGGTGGCCCTGGGCAGCCTGCTGTACAAGCTGATCGGCTTGCTGCTGATCATCCCGGTACTCGACCCGCTGGTCGGCTGGATGGATAACCTGGACTACAGCGCCCAAGGCATGGTGATCACCTTCCACCTGCTCTATAACGTTATTCGCTGCCTGATCCTGCTGCCCACCATCGGCCCGATGTCCCGCTTGTGCGCCTGGTTGCTCCCGGAACGCGAAGAGGTCAACGGCCTGGCCAAGCCGCGCCACCTGGACCTGGCAGCACTCGCCACCCCAAGCCTGGCACTGGCCAACGCCGCCCGCGAAACCCTGCGTCTGGGCGACCTGATCGACAACATGCTGACCTCGATGCTGGAGGTGCTGCGCGGCAAGCAAACCGCCATCACCCAGGAAATGCGCAGCCTGAGCGACGATGTCGAGGCGCTCTACAGCGCGATCAAGCTCTACCTCGCGCAAATGCCCCGGGAAGACCTCAGCGAACAGGACAGCCGACGCTGGGCCGAGATCATCGAACTGTCGATCAACCTGAAACTGGCCGGCGACCTGATCGAACGCATGCTGCGCAAGGTCCAGCAGCAAAAGACCTCCCAGCGCCGCTCATTCTCCGAAGTCGGCCTGGAGGAACTCGCGGGCCTGCAAACCCAACTGATCGCCAACCTGCGCCTGGGGCTCTCGGTGTTCCTCAGTGGCGACCCGGAAAGCGCCCGGCAACTGCTGCGGGAAAAGCGCCGCTTCCGCGCCCAGGAGCGTCGCCTGGCCCACGCCCACGTCAGCCGCTTGCAACGTAAAATCGTACAGAGCCTGGAGACCAGTTCCTTGCACCTGGAGCTGATTGCCGACATGAAGCGTCTCAACTCGCTGTTCTGCAGCAGCGCTTATGTGGTGCTGGAAACCACCGACACCGGCGCCCTCTCGGCGGACGATATTGCCGACATCACCCATTCGCCCTGA
- a CDS encoding TerC family protein, which translates to MEWLTNPEIWIAFFTLTALEIVLGIDNIIMISILVSRMPKHMQARTRIFGLALAMVTRILLLLSITWVMRLTDDLFVVFGQGISGRDLILFFGGLFLLWKSSQEMYHALEGEDETHDEPKGAGGKFIYTIIQIAIIDIVFSLDSVITAVGMVSHVPVMVAAIIVAVLVMMLAAGTISDFIDKHPSLKMLALSFLLVVGTVLIAEAFDVHVPKGYVYFAMAFSLAVEAVNIKMRTAIAKKKKQQDPVKLRKDIPGQ; encoded by the coding sequence ATGGAATGGCTGACCAATCCGGAAATCTGGATTGCCTTCTTCACCCTGACGGCCCTCGAGATCGTCCTGGGCATCGATAACATCATCATGATTTCGATCCTGGTCAGCCGCATGCCCAAGCACATGCAGGCGCGTACCCGGATCTTCGGCCTGGCGCTGGCGATGGTCACGCGGATCCTGTTGCTGCTGTCGATCACTTGGGTCATGCGCCTCACCGACGATCTGTTCGTGGTGTTCGGCCAAGGCATTTCCGGCCGCGACCTGATCCTGTTCTTCGGTGGCCTGTTCCTGCTGTGGAAAAGCTCCCAGGAGATGTACCACGCCCTGGAAGGTGAAGACGAAACCCACGACGAGCCGAAGGGCGCCGGTGGCAAGTTCATCTACACCATCATCCAGATCGCGATCATCGACATCGTGTTCTCCCTCGACTCGGTGATTACCGCCGTTGGTATGGTTTCCCACGTACCGGTGATGGTGGCCGCGATCATCGTCGCCGTACTGGTGATGATGCTGGCCGCCGGCACCATCAGCGATTTCATCGACAAACACCCGTCGCTGAAGATGCTGGCGCTGTCGTTCCTGCTGGTGGTAGGTACCGTGCTGATCGCCGAAGCCTTCGACGTTCACGTGCCAAAAGGCTACGTTTACTTCGCCATGGCGTTCTCCCTGGCGGTTGAAGCGGTGAACATCAAGATGCGTACCGCCATCGCGAAAAAGAAGAAACAGCAGGACCCTGTGAAACTGCGCAAGGACATTCCGGGTCAATAA
- a CDS encoding CitMHS family transporter, with protein sequence MLTFLGFAMVITFMFLIMTKRLSALIALIIVPILFALFGGFAPQIGPMMLAGITKLAPTGVMLMFAILYFALMIDSGLFDPAVRKILKLVKGDPLKVSVGTAVLALVVSLDGDGATTYMICVAAMLPLYQRIGMSPRIMAGLIILTGGVMNMTPWGGPTARAASALHVDPSDIFVPMIPAMAAGVVAILVIAYMYGKRERARLGELHLQGDEIDHSEISVSQYPDARRPKLIWFNGALTFALMCTLIAGLLPLPVLFMVAFSIAMIVNYPCLQMQKDRIAAHAGSVLAVTGLIFAAGIFTGILSGTGMVDAMSKSLLAVIPDALGPYLAVITALVSMPFTFFMSNDAFYYGVLPVLAEAASHYGITAVEMARASIVGQPVHLLSPLVPSTYLLVALAGIEFGDHQRFTLKWAVLVCLCIMVAALLMGIFPLFSTL encoded by the coding sequence ATGCTGACTTTCCTTGGCTTTGCCATGGTCATCACGTTCATGTTCCTGATCATGACCAAGCGCCTGTCTGCGCTGATCGCCCTGATCATCGTACCGATCCTGTTCGCGCTGTTCGGCGGCTTTGCCCCGCAGATCGGCCCGATGATGCTCGCGGGCATCACCAAGCTTGCGCCGACCGGCGTAATGCTGATGTTTGCCATCCTCTATTTCGCCTTGATGATCGACTCCGGCCTGTTCGACCCGGCCGTGCGCAAGATCCTCAAGCTGGTCAAGGGCGACCCGCTGAAGGTCTCGGTCGGCACCGCCGTGCTGGCCCTGGTGGTATCACTGGACGGAGACGGCGCCACCACCTACATGATCTGCGTGGCCGCCATGCTGCCGCTGTACCAGCGCATCGGCATGAGCCCGCGGATCATGGCCGGCCTGATCATCCTCACCGGTGGGGTGATGAACATGACCCCATGGGGTGGCCCGACCGCCCGCGCCGCCAGTGCATTGCACGTGGACCCATCGGATATTTTCGTACCGATGATTCCAGCCATGGCCGCCGGCGTCGTCGCCATCCTGGTGATTGCCTATATGTACGGCAAGCGCGAACGGGCACGCCTGGGCGAGTTGCACCTGCAAGGCGATGAAATCGACCACAGCGAAATCAGCGTCTCGCAATACCCGGACGCCCGCCGTCCGAAACTGATCTGGTTCAACGGCGCACTGACCTTCGCCCTGATGTGCACCTTGATCGCCGGCCTGTTGCCACTGCCGGTACTGTTCATGGTGGCCTTCAGTATCGCGATGATCGTCAACTACCCGTGCCTGCAGATGCAGAAAGACCGGATCGCCGCCCATGCCGGCAGCGTCCTGGCGGTCACCGGCCTGATCTTCGCCGCCGGTATCTTCACCGGCATCCTGTCCGGTACCGGCATGGTCGATGCCATGTCCAAGAGCCTGCTGGCCGTCATCCCTGACGCGCTGGGGCCTTATCTGGCCGTGATCACCGCGCTGGTGAGCATGCCGTTTACCTTCTTCATGTCCAACGATGCCTTCTACTACGGCGTTCTGCCGGTACTGGCCGAAGCCGCCAGCCACTACGGCATCACTGCCGTGGAAATGGCCCGCGCCTCGATCGTTGGCCAGCCTGTGCACTTGTTGAGCCCACTGGTTCCATCGACCTACTTGCTGGTAGCCCTGGCGGGTATCGAATTTGGCGATCACCAGCGCTTCACCCTCAAGTGGGCGGTGCTGGTGTGCCTGTGCATAATGGTCGCCGCTTTGCTGATGGGGATTTTTCCGCTGTTCAGCACTCTATAA
- a CDS encoding GFA family protein — protein MHEQHQGGCHCGRVRYQFSGALVDIAHCHCSICRRVSGGLVTTWITLPRSAFAWVAGTPAQYESSPTCVRYFCSNCGAHLALVTQLSAESIDVTIATLDHPELAPADRHIWVESRLPWLHLDEQLPEEAGEAL, from the coding sequence ATGCATGAGCAACACCAAGGCGGCTGCCATTGCGGGCGGGTGCGTTATCAGTTCAGCGGGGCGTTGGTGGATATTGCCCACTGCCACTGTTCGATTTGCCGACGGGTCAGCGGCGGCTTGGTGACGACCTGGATCACCCTGCCCCGTTCCGCGTTCGCCTGGGTGGCGGGAACGCCGGCGCAGTACGAATCTTCGCCGACATGCGTGCGGTATTTCTGTTCTAACTGTGGGGCGCATTTGGCGCTGGTAACGCAACTGAGTGCCGAGAGTATCGATGTGACCATCGCAACCCTGGATCACCCGGAGCTGGCCCCGGCAGATCGGCACATCTGGGTAGAGAGCCGATTGCCGTGGTTACACCTGGATGAGCAACTACCGGAAGAAGCCGGAGAAGCGCTCTAG